The DNA region CTCTAAAGTCTCTCGTGAGATTTCTCATCTCTGCAAATACAGACCTTTTAGAAAGAATAACATTTGACTGACACAGGTaaagctaaattttttttttttttaactggtctTAGAATGACAGGGGAAGTCTAGCTGGACTAGCAGCCAATGAAGTTGGGTTTCTCAGGTTCATTCTTACCCTATGTAGCAAGTCATTCTTCCCGCTCCCTTTTTTTAAGATTATAGTGCAGTGGCAATGAGCTAAGACAGTTCTACTCAGATATGCAACAAATAGCATCGTACGGAACCTACCAAAAGAAACACATCAGGAATTTTCTATAGGAATCTTCTATATGAACACACATACTAAATTTACAAAGCCTTCACGTGATGGGCAGTATCTTCTGGCTGCATGACCAAGTAAGCAGAAATGAATGAAACcaaataaacagcagaaaaactTATAGGGGATAAAAGGATACAGTGCCATTTCTTCAAGATCAGTGTTTCAGACTAGCAAGCAAACAGGCATTTCCCATCAGAATCTGAGCATAACCATTTTGAGGGTATTACCCTGTTCATCCCTTACagcaatattaattttcaaaattcttttacaagcaatcaggaaaaaaaagggaaaaaaaaagattgtaaaaattaaattgtaGAAACAGAGGGTTTGCACTAggtgttcttttctttccattgtttAAGTTGAATGCAAAACTGTCCTCAGAGAAAGGAGGGAATTTTGCTTCCCTCACTGATCAGAAATGACctaaataaaaatagaggaatCATTTTAATGAAGCTTATATGTATTGTTCAGTTTAAAGAACCTCCCAGCTTCCACtactgagttaaaaataaatgcaaagcaaaaagatGCAGTGATCAGATGTAGAAACCTGTATCTCGTCTGTAGGGCTTGTGATTAAACCATTTGGTTATATAATTGGCTAGCATACAAAGTTACACCTACAGTAGCATGCTAAAATTCTTTTGAAGTCTGCCTGGACACTTAATTTGAGTCCAAGTAGCACACAGTCCTTCAATTAAGTGTTTGAAATGTTTCTAGGTGTTCCAAAATAGATTAAGATAGATTTCCTGTTAGTTCAAAGTTCTCGAATATCATTATTTACACATTTAATTCTTGTGATTTGCAAATTCAGTCTTAAAAATTCAGCAGCCCCTCTGACAAGGCTTGAAAGATCAGTTACTATTTTATCTGATTCCTCTCTTCCCACACAACATGACGGTAACATTTTTGTGGCTTCCTTCTAACGTACAAGTTTCATATTGTAGAAAGTATAACCTAAACAGCATTTCTTATAATTTCACCAGTCAAAGCAGAGAaatatatttgggtttttttttttttctccttcaagttCCATTCTTAGATTGGGTTTATTTTTCCAGACAGCTCCAGATGGCTGGAAGAATTCTGTACGCCACAACTTATCCTTGAACAAATGCTTTGAGAAAGTTGAAAACAAGTCAGGCAATTCTTCTCGGAAAGGCTGTTTGTGGGCTCTGAATCCAGCCAAAATTGATAAGATGCAGGAGGAGCTtcagaaatggaagaggaaagacCCAGTTGCTGTAAGGAAGAGTATGGCAAAGCCAGGTCAGTAATGTTAGTGCACTAGCTCTCAAATGGTGGTcccctgatcttttttttttgcaataggCACCAAGCTGTATAAGAGAATTTATACATGATTAGGAAAGCATTTAAGAATTTTTCCTGGTAATAAAGtgattggcaaaaaaaaaaaataattaaaaagcagaattaaataaGACCTGGTTTTGCAGGAGTGCTTCCAAATAGGCACAAAGAAGCTTCACTGAGAAAACATTCTCTCTTGACATCTCGCTAAACTTTAAGATGAAAACAACTCTGAAATAAGTACCatagaataaaattttaaattaactaaTAAGTATCCAGCCTTTGGACACAAAAATGCAATTTGTTACACACTCACTTGGCACTGataattcagaaaaacatttcaggcTTTTGGAGTTACGATATCTGGGCTGGCACTTTTGTTTGCCATTCCCCTCACCCATTTCCTGAGGAACACCACAATTCTAGCTGCAAGCGATGAAGACTAAGGCTGTGTCAGGAATAAGTCAGTcatgggctttttttcccttgctttttagAAGAACTTGACACCCTGATAGGCGACAAAAGTGAGAAGCTGAGATCGTCAATCATGTCCTGCAGCCCCACGGGTGTTGCAGGCGCATCCCTTTCCAGACAGATGGCACTCCAACCCCACTCCTTAGGCGAGCCCTCTCTTTCCTCGGGTCTGCCACAGCCACTGCACAGCATCCACGCCTCGGGAGCCCTCCAGGTCAAGAACCCACTACCAAATTTACTCGGGGGGCAGCAAACCGCCTGCTATTCATCACCACAGGCTTTTCCTCAAATCGCAAGTACATTAATGCAACAGTCGCCTGACCCTCAGACCCTATTTCCTTCTGGGGAGGCTCAAAGCGAGCTCAGACCTCAGCCCAGCATCACCCAGGACTCCCCAGTGCCGGCTCAGACCCCCCCGACGTGCGGTGGGAAGCTGCTGACCGAGCACTCGGCAGCCAGGACAGTGCAGGACACGCTCATGCAGGAGGGAGACCTCAGCAACGACATCGATGCTCTTAATCCGTCCCTGACTGATTTTGATCTCCAAGGTAAGTATctgaggcattttttttttcttgtagagtCGGGCTTATCACATCACGCTGCATAAGATGTATTTATGTCCTTCTTTTCTAACTACTTGTCCTTGCCACTGCTACAAAGACCAGCTTACTAGGGCACATCATTTTGCACAACATGGAATTTGTATCTATAAAAAGTTTCCCAAGAAAGCTGCAGATTTACAtccagactttaaaaaaagaCTCTGCTTACTCCTGACTACAACTGCTGGTATTAAACACTTTAAGACAGTATTTAGAATGCGTTGTTTAAATTCGGacatattttccactgaaaactaCTCAGGCACAACTTTTAGTTGCACATCAAGAGAATTGTCATGTGAGGagcacaaagaaaaataattttgattgaATTAACatgttgacatttttctttatcaATATTTCTTCAAACACTTTCCACATCTCTGCTCAAAAGACTGCTAGTTACTCCTTCACAAGGCATTCATATGATCTACGCCCTAAACAATATTTTCTCAAGTGTGTTCTTAAATACTTAGTTATGTGATGCTGACAGTAAAGTTTTCTACATTAAATAATAGAGTCATCTTGAATGGACAGGATTTTGAATACTAGGAATATAGCTTTCCATGCAAAAataagaagacaaaaaaaacccaccaagcttatgtgtgtgtgtatatacatttgTACatgaatacatataaaataaaacctgtgagTTCCAAATGATAAAGCTTTTGCTGCACCAAATAACGTGCAAGAATTGCCTTCCTGCACAGACAAAAAGCGGTACACAGAGCAAACTAAAAGACAGAGCAAGAAACCACAGTCTTAATAATCTACAACTCATCAGATGTAATCACCCTACCGTTGTACTGTCACAAATATTCCACAATCCTGCCATGCCCAGATTACTAAAATTAACAACACAGTTTTCTGAATCCTCAGCTTCTTCCTCTTTCAAGCAGCTGGATCTCACATTCCATTCATTTCCCTTAACCTCTTTCCATTTTACTCAGTTAATCTCGAGCATGCTCCTTCGTACTGTGGATATTCTGTATGCTTCACCAATATGGTACAGTTCCAACTTCCCTCTGTCCTTGCCCTTTACCTTCAATTATTTAACCTTATCTAagctttttactttctttctttctaaaattatCAAATCTCAAATTAGAGGTCCTAGAATTTAAGACAAGGCCTGCACACTTGGAGCAGAATCATTGTTCACACAGATACattgaaaacaataattttttttaaatcaaaagggCTAAGTATTATCCCCTTTGATAGACTGCAGATGGTGGGTACAGCTTTGGAGTGACAGTCTCCCTGCTACCGCCCCCCCGAAGAAATCTTCATGATGAATATGAACAACACAGCCCTCCTGCAGTAACTCATTTCATGCCTTCACTGTGACACGTGTGTTCAATGGAAAGATGAGAAACTTTTTGGTACACATTagaaaaaagtaacatttcagATCTTTTGCTTTGTCAGGTCAATCACATACCCAGTAATTTAGTTTGCAATTCAGAGAACACTACGCCATAAGAATACGAGAAGTTCAGTTGTACTGTAATATTATTTGCAGATTTGTCCCGTAAAATGCCATTAGCTCTTCCATATCTGACACAGATAACAAAGGCCATTTCCCCTTTCAAAAttagttttttttcaaatagaagtTATGCTTCATAAGGATACATTTGCAACAGAATCTTGCCGATTATAGAGTGAAGTACTTTTCTTAAGTCAGTGCTGCTTTCTCCCAGAGTTAAATTTATTATGCAGACAAATAATAACTGTCTAAacaatctttttcctttcttaatcaCAAGTGATTAAGAGTACCTACACATACACCATACACAACTGTATAATTACGACTTTTCCCATAAAACAATGTTTCAAAAAGCATATCTAAAGAAAGCTGAATCAATCCATTTTGCTTTGTCATAGGAAATCTTTGGGAGGAGCTGAAAGACGACAGTCTAGCTGTGGATCCCCTAGTTCTCATTTCATCATCCCCAACGTCTTCCCAGTGTTTCCCCTCTCACTGCCAGatggagaacagcagcagcatcaaCATCCAAAATGGAATTCAGCACAGCAACCTGCCCGACCTACAGCTCACTACTCTTTACTCTGCCTTTATGGAATTGGATACAGTGTCTCCTGCCTACCTAAGTAATCCTGGATCCAAACCTATAGCACTAATGTGAACCACGCACCAACCTAATTATTATTTTGTCTAAATACAGTCCTAACCATCACACACACTTACTGATCCATGTCAGCTGAAACTGCGTCCATTGGAATGAGAATTATCTTTTTCCAGAACTCGCCTGCAGGATATGTAGCTTTACTATGATAATTTTCTACAGACagatactaaaaataaatttttaaaagtatttaaagatAATATTGTTAACGGCTGAACTGGTCAACACCATTTTATCAAGCCACTCATCTTCTGCATCTTCCAGAAACAAATGACTATagcaggaaaacaaattattgactttttttttccttttccttttttttttttttttttttttaaatgaaagctgctTGCAAATGAACACAGAAGTCAAAGCACACAATCTAACTTATTGCTTGGAGCCAATGATGGCAACAACATCTGCCACAGACCACTCAAAAACATATCTGCGTATTAAAACATTTATAGTCCACTTGAAAGAAGTTCTGGGTTTTGGTAAACAAGAACATAAACTGAAAATTCTGCAAGTATTAGAAGATAGAGGACTAGCTGCTGACAGACTAAACCAAAGCAACAAATATACTTTAgtgaaaaatcaaagttttactgtgtttaaaaagaagtttaaaactctgcttttttaataaaaaagaacaaaacaatttaGTAGAATTTTTACTTGGCTGGAAATTATTCACATTCATTCCTCTATTTTTATCCACATAAGCTCAACAGTGAGATGAATTATTCAACCATTAAATCAAGATTTTGAAAAATGCCAAATGAAAAAGAGAACATTAATTGTTACAGTTAGCCAAATCCAGAGAGTATCTCTATTTTAACATCCATCTGATAGATCCACCAGGATTTATTATGATGCTTAACTAGCCCTTGCATTAGAAGAGGGTATGGTTCCTAACATGAACTAAGGCATTTCAGTAGCCAGGTTCTCAGGAACACGCTTCTCTCTCTGATTTACCATAAAGGTGCTGCCTGTGACATGACAGAACAGTGGTTTATTCCAAGTGAAGCAATCTAAAGACTATTTGGAGCCGGAACCTTTAACAACACTAAAGAATATAGTctacaaaccaggaaaaaaaaaaaaaaaatcaaagtactcTTTCTTTGTTGACATCTCTATTCACATATTATGGAAACTCAGAAGAAACTAAGCAGATTAAAATTTGAGTCAGACTGAGCCACTTACACTacaaaaaagcagcaaggaaCTACAAAGAAAAGTACAGACGAGGTAGAACAGTgagatagtatttttaaaataaatgcatgcagGTTTAATTAGCTGCTTTCTCCCAGCAAGGTGGGAGTGCTGCCAGTTAAGACTGAAGCCAAACCCAGGTTCCAGTCTACACCCTCAGCCATGCCTACTAGCTCAGACTTAAAATCAGATTAGGGGCAGACAGATAGAGAAGACTGAGGAAGAATATATGCGATGCAATTCTGTAATCCCTTACGCAGCTATCGAGAAATCCTCGCTTGACTCGAGCCCCTCTTCCTCTGCATTCCTGCAGACAGAATATGCAGAGTGAGAAATGCAGTCGAGTTTGCCAAGCTGTTCTGTGCAAAGTAAACAGCAGGAAGAGAGTTATGCAAACATACTAGAGCTCGGTGAATCAATTCTTGACCATATAGCATTTAgataaagaaataaggaaaagatTAAGTATGCTACATCACTAGAAATGTGCATATTGAATGATGAGCCTAAAGCATAGCGTAAGTGTAAAGCTGCTAAACATTATATTCAATATAATTTAAGAGTTAACACGTTACAAATACCAAGTACAAACTTTAAAAGCACTAATATTATCCTAGATaccttttttgaaaaaagaatcaaactgaGCTAAATCCTAATATAACCAGGCACTGAggagaagcaaaaccaaaccgACCCCCTGCCCTGCACTCAGGCAGCATGTTTTTGTACCCTCCTGGCTCTGCAACACATAGCTTCTAGTGTTCCTTAAAATATGCCAACATCACTCATAAgccaaaaataatattaatatttggTAAATAATGTTATCTGCAAATATTAGACTGTTTACAACAGATCTGGCTCGTGCTGAGAGATCGGTTTCCACGGCTCGGTGTGTCTGTACGCTTGCTCTCCGACAGCAGTAATGTGCCCGcacccccactgctggggcaggaCCATCTGCCCAGACCCCCCCAAACTCCTCAAATACATTTGCTTAACTTCAGCGAACAGCCACCCTGAGGTCAGCAGGACTTTGCATACAGCTACCCATATCCTTAAGGACTTTTCTGGGTAAGAGTCTCTCCGCTGAGAAGTCCTTCACTGCAAACACCAAAGAGTTGATATGCAGATCAACATTTTCAGAGGCCTAAGGGAGTGAGATACTCAATTACTTTCAATCACCATTTGCATCAAATTCTTGTTAGTCCTTTTTAAAATTCCCATAATGATAGTGAGTAGCATACAGTGAACCACATGATGGCCAGTATACAGAATGATACAGACCTTTGCAAGATACTACCCCACAGAGTTAACAGTCTTCCTAGTATTTTATATTTGGCAGAGGGAGATGATGACAAGAAAACGCCTGAGAACATACCAGATGAAGGGCATCAGCAAGGTCCATCACTCTAAAAACATAGcaaaattgtaataaaatatttgtgattaAAGCAAATCCATGGCACGtgaaaaatccattaaaatctACAATATGATTCTGGACAACACTTTGCCAAGATAAGCTAAATATCTGCTGCAGAAACTCCAAATTCACAGATTTTAAATCAAGAAAAGCTAGGCTGCTTCTTCTGTGTTGAAGACTTAAAATTTATGGGCATAGCAATTCATTCATGATTTGTAAATTCCTATGTGTCATCCATATAGTCTGTGATCTGTGTTTAACAGGCTAGGGCATTCTCTGAGATGCACCAATATATTCCATGCTGGTGACCATACACATGATCACAagtggaggggaggaagaaatggagaaagcaaGCTAAGTGTCATACTGTATTCGAGATTTTCCTTGGTAATAAGTCTTTGAAGAATGATCAGACATAaagagcaaaagggaaaagaacactctaacatgttttttcttgtgttttgcttGACTTTCTTGACATACTGTATCTACACGAGGGAAGTTTGTCCTCGCTATATAAAGTTATTTATTCTAAGCACCTTAAAGTATTTTCTCCAATGCAATCCATATTTAACATGGTTGGACATTTCACAGAAGTTAAAAGTCATTACATgatttttcttatattaaaaaagagtcatgttttaaaaaaaaaaaaaaaaaaaaaaaaaagaaaagactgcaaGTTATTAACTAATATAAATTGTCTGggcttccctcccctccccgc from Strix uralensis isolate ZFMK-TIS-50842 chromosome 20, bStrUra1, whole genome shotgun sequence includes:
- the FOXN1 gene encoding forkhead box protein N1, which gives rise to MVSLLQDQSNIKFSSSDTLERDQQDLMKTQGDSVSPVQQTDNPSYNCQPYESDSRTERKSSESSHSPSPASPAQDQIHGRYPTSQGIHCGKNKFKASFSTEKFRRYSYEESTVGNYDRFLKSSRNPFHPYKRQISEDVFQEAHQALPPEGSPFKNARSIEGFEGLPGSTGPDESESFPTHIPNISTEQPWCNSLQYSTTGQDHSSQVMQDSDMKLRTSPLEGQPGLYCYQPQVQQMYCPSHPFHQYPSGGSYPVTYITSSHYPYQRIAPQSNQESQQPLFPKPIYSYSILIFMALKNSKTGSLPVSEIYNFMTEHFPYFKTAPDGWKNSVRHNLSLNKCFEKVENKSGNSSRKGCLWALNPAKIDKMQEELQKWKRKDPVAVRKSMAKPEELDTLIGDKSEKLRSSIMSCSPTGVAGASLSRQMALQPHSLGEPSLSSGLPQPLHSIHASGALQVKNPLPNLLGGQQTACYSSPQAFPQIASTLMQQSPDPQTLFPSGEAQSELRPQPSITQDSPVPAQTPPTCGGKLLTEHSAARTVQDTLMQEGDLSNDIDALNPSLTDFDLQGNLWEELKDDSLAVDPLVLISSSPTSSQCFPSHCQMENSSSINIQNGIQHSNLPDLQLTTLYSAFMELDTVSPAYLSNPGSKPIALM